DNA from Garra rufa chromosome 5, GarRuf1.0, whole genome shotgun sequence:
CTTTGATAAAAACTGACTTCATATTCCGTTCCTTGGATTAAATGCACTATGTAGATAGAGAATCaccttgtttttgtttgtttttttttaaagagaaaggacaactgaaggacatAAACATGTATAAACTTTAATAGGAAACTCAATTTTAATAGCCTTTGGGTTTGGGTTCCCTCTCCCTTTTCAAACGGACTAAAGCTGTAACTAGATTTGAATTACTTtcaaagttttaatgtttttacattttttgttaaaacaTGCCTTTGAGCATGGTTTTAAAAGTggtttaaatgaaattaaataggaTTCTTCTCTAGTTCAGGACAACAATTATTAAGTAACCctaaaataagtaaaacaaaAATGTGCAATTGTATGATCTAGAGGAGATAGAACCATAAACCAGACAAAATCTGACTGGAGCACAAGGGGAAGCGGGAAAACTGCTCATTTAACTTGAATTCTGTTTTTGTGTTTCATGCATGTCTTTCCATCACAGTTACATGCACATGCATAGGACTGGTTTCCTTCCTCAATACTTTCCGTGTCTTTGTATTCCTATATAAATATTgttgtattaattatttatagATGACTATTAGCAATTGATGTTTTCCTTACTCTGTATACCAATTCATGTAACGTCGCCTGTATTTTCCATTTCTAGCCTCTTTGTGTGAATTTGTCTTGCCAGTGTGCAGAGTCCTACCAATTGGTGTTAAAACGAAATAAACTTTGTTGTGTGTTTCTATTTCTAAGACAATCCATGTTTTTATCAGTACTCAATACTATCTAAGTGTAGTATTTTAATGAAGAATATTCTGTAGCCAAGAAACCTTGACTAAAATACTGACATGTCCTGGCCAGACGATCTTCTAATGTGGATTTAATGACAGCATGTCCATGGAGAAGCCTCTTGGAATGTCCATGTCATATCTACTGGGACATTTTGGTTGCTGTTCAGAGCGTTTTTCCATTCTTTAAACGTTCATCATAATAGCTGCCAACACcataatgtaaatatattaattttccACACCACCCATAATTCTCTGGACTATTTGTTGCACACCCAAAAGTCACGAAGTAGTAAACACACAGTAACAGTTCACCATGAAGATCTTATTAAATgtaatagttcaccaaaaatgaaatatTGTTGAAAATGTACACACCCTTAAAGCATTCAAGATACAGACGAGTTGGAACtggaacagttttggagaaatttagtGTCACATCACTTGCCCAATagtggagtgaatgggtgccatcagaattagagttcaaacagctgataaaactataatccacaagtaatgcacacaactccaatccatcaattaaagggatagttcaccgaaaaatAAGTAacgtcattaattgctcaccctcatgtcttttccaaacttgtaagatcttcgttcatcttctgaagacaaattaagatatttgtgatgaaatctgagagctttctggccctccaTAGAAAGCAAaggtcctaccacgttcaaggccaagaaaggtaccaagaacattgacagaatagtccatgtgacatcaaatctgttctgatgaagaaacttaTCAATATTTTGGATGGTTTGGGAGCGAGTGAAttttcatcaaattttcatttttggttcaaTTATTGTTTAAGTAATGGAATGATACTAGAGTGATGCTATAGCACAGCTTCAATTTGAAGCAGTATCCCTGAGCTATGTCGCTGACAACGCCTTCTTTCCTTTTGAGATGACCACAGCCTCCTCTCCAATCTGATCATCGATAAGCAGAGAGATCGCTCCATCCAGCTGCCCTGTAGCGGCCAGAGCCACAACTGCCTTCTCTGTGGGGAAGCCCATTTTCTCTAGCTGCTGCAACCTGAAAGTACAGGAGTTCAGATGCACAGCATTAACTTAAGCATTCAAGAAATCACtatagttgaaaaaaaaaaaaacacgctcaTTTCCAGTATGCACTAACCGTATAGAGGATACTGAGGACTTGGGTACTTCCACTTTGTCCGCTGCACCCTTGGGTGCATCGTGGAGTGATGCTAATATTCCTGCTCTCAGCATCTCCTCCTCTAATAACTGTGAATCAGTCGCCATTAAAGGTTCCTGATGCCACTCAGATACAGAATGCTGCCATGCTGAACGATCTTCCAACTGGGATCTACTGGTTGATGGCACAGCGAATGGATCTGGTCTATTACAGAAACAATAATTAATCAAATTTATTCTAGTTACATTATGTGATATAAGAAAAACAAATGGGAATTCTTAGCATAATGTACACAATAACCTTATTGAGGTGTTGTGGTAAACTGGCAGGTGTGGATGAGAGGTAACAGGAATGTAGGCCCATTTTGGCAAGCCGGCACAAGCACCCAGTTTCTCTAACTGCTCCAGTATTTCAATAAACTCATTActgactgtgtatatatattaagGGCATAACTTTAATAACGAGTTTATAAAGATATTACATTTatttgcactaccagtcaaaagattttttattgttttttaaagaatttgcttctgctcaccaagcctgcatttattcgatccaaaatacagcaaaagcagtaatattgtgacatttttaatacaataactgctttctatttgaatacattttaaaatgtaatttattcctgtgatcaaagctacattttcaggatcattactccagtcacatgatcttttagaaatcattctaatatgctgatttgatttggtttaaaaaaaacatcattattattattattattattactactactatcaatatttaaaacagttcagtacatttcTTTCAAGATACATTAATGAATAGAaaggtccaaagatcagcatttatctgaaatcttaaaaagcttgtaacattatacactataccattcaaaagcttggagtcttttatttatttaacttatttagcaagcatgctttaaattgatcataagtgctgctaaagacatttataatgtaataatataatgctgttcttctgaactttctattcatcaaataaacctcagaatattagaatgatttttgaaggatcatgttacgggagtaatgatactaaaaattcagctttgaaatcacaggaataaattacatttttaaatatattcaaatagaaagcagttattttaaatagtaaaaatattttaaaatgttattgttcttggtgtactttggatcaaataaatgcaggctaggtTAGTATaagagccttctttaaaaaaaacagtgttcaaaaacttttgttaATGTATATACATATCTATACATACGTAAAACTGCtgaaaatcaaaaaaataaaaaagatttatttacatttatttgtttatttatttatttttactttaaaaattaTCGCAAATTAATTTGGTAGTATCGatatattaaatgaattaaaGGCACCCACAAATAAAAAATCATCATTTACTCCACCTCACgtagttccaaacctgcatgactttctttTGTGGAATGTTGCCGACTAAATAGTTTTGGTTtccattgactttcactgtacAGACAAAAAACACAATGCAAGTAAATaggaaccaaaactgtttggttatcaacattcttcaaaatatttagcAAACCGGTTTGGAATGACAATTTCTGtttataaaaagttaaaaatagccTATATGGGGGACCTCTGAATATTGTGTTGGACACTGAGAATCCTTGAGTCAAAAAAAGTGGAAAAAGGATACAGTTGAGTCCCAGGCAAATGGCATAAAAGTGCAGCAGGCCAGGAGTACTGGGAAGCAGGAAGAGGTCAAGGATCAAGAGGAGCCAAGGCAAGAACCAGACAGGAACACAGCGCAGGACTCTCCTCTGCTTCACTTGCCGGCACTGAGCTGTGAGCAGGGCAAGGTGGGTAGCTGAGTATCCACTGATCCTGCTGGCTTCATCCCCGGTAACAAAGAGAAAGAGGGCATAAATAAGAGGAAGGAGCGTGGTGGAAATAAAGGAGAGGGCTAGGAAGACACAAGTGCCCCATTTTCTCTCCTGACAGGGCCCAATCCACAGCAGCAGAGTGATGTTGTAGAGAAAAGTGGTTAACTCTTCATTACTAAAGGCGTAGAAGATGAAATCTGCAATACACAAGAAATATCAGGAACTGAATGATTTAGAATCTAGAAGCATATTCCTATGCATTCGTGCATTGCTTACCATAAAATCCAGGAAAATCCCCGCCTGGTCCTAAACTTAGACTGGCGTGAATACCACAGAGCCAAGTCGACAAAATTAATATGAGTATTAAAAATGTTCCACTACAATAACCTGGACGGTTTGATCCAAACCACATCCATGCCGAAAAGAGATGATCAAGCATTGTAAACTGAAAAACGCATCACTTGATTAGTTGCTATCATTACAAGTATATATCTAGATGTGTGCTTAGGACAGGAGCATCATAATGTATATATTCATGTTTCCAGTTTCACTTCATTGGCAGTTTGCGACGCTAGTATATTGAGGTCTGTTTGAACTAACGATGAGTGTACTTACTATAAAGTGCACAAATAtccaaattattttaataattattaaaataaataaataaataaacaagtagGCTAAGACCAAGCTACACCTATAACCAACGTCATTTGCCAACCCTTTTATTTTGACAGCGAATAACTTCCTGTTACGGGCGAGCGCATTGGAGGTGTATCCGAATATGTTTTGTAAAACGTTATGaatgtatatttataaatttattaaaCTATATCAAACTGTTTTATGATTATTAACAAATGATCAACTCAACTGTATAGATTACTAGGCAAATAGcatgttaacaattacagacaCAGATTTGCATTTTCCACCCTCTACATTCGGTGTGTTGGTACGTTCCATATTGATTTCACGCGTGCGCACTTATCGCGCATGCACAGTCGTTCACACCGCATACGTTCTCTAACGGCAAGATGGCGTCAGTCTCGAGTAAGTGGTTTTTTTCCTTcgtttatattgttttaatttttgaatTTCAGTACTTTGTAACTGCTAGAAATTGTTACAGTTTGTGTAAACGTTAAGTAATGCTAAGAATTTGGGAGTTTTTTAATAACAAACAGTTCTCGAACACGCGGCCTCAGTTTTGTGTTTTTGGGTCAAGGTGGTCGTTTGAAGCTAACGTATGGTTAACTCGACACAACCGGTTTTAAAACTTAGTTTGTAGTATACTAAGAACACAAATTCGACAAACCAGCTAATTATTTACTTTAATAGATGTTCTTGTTCTGTAAGTACGTAAATCCTGACCTCGTTTCGTCCGTTGTTTCAACAAGTAAACAGTAGCTAGCAGGCGTGGTTTAAAAACAGCGGGATAGAGAGTGTAGCTAACGTTACCTCGACGAAAACCATGTTTGGTTTTGCACTTTTTGTATTGTTTAGTGATTTAAAATAAACTTGCACCTTAGGTTGGGTTTCTTGCAAGTTTGTCTTTAATTTCAGAGTTAAAGTAACGGCGTACTTGCGTCTTCCGCACTAAAAATTAGTTTTGGTGGTTCAGTATCACGGATCCCTGTTACTTGTAAcgtaaatgttttaataatttaaacaacTAAGCCTGTGTTGTTGATTCAAGCTTTGTTCCAATTGAATGACTGGAAATCAACAGGGGCTGCTCTTCATTGTTTGTTGAGGTGTTTTCTCAAGTCATGCATGTGTCTCCCCTCGTTTTTGGACTGTAATAAAACTCTAGATGTCCAGTCAGTGTGCATCTTTATTTTCTTGATGTTATGCAGCTGTAACAGTGTTTGCAGGACTTCTAAtcctttgtaattatttatttcctTGTAGATTATAGCAGCTACAACCAGGCTGGTGCACAGCAGGCGTAAGTCCACTTCCATTAACGTGCTGTATTTCTTAACATAATGCTTGCTTTTCTTCATTTAAAAcgataataaatgcataaaatgcaCATTTTACACAGGTATGGATCATACACCACTCCTCCTCCTCAGGGCTATGGACAGACTGCACAGGTAAGCCCAAACACCTACCCCtgatttcacagacaaggcttaagttccaggctaaaatgtgTGTCTGGGCCGTTTCAACGTGTTAAAGAAACCAGGCCTTactgatcttaaaaaaaaatgtcagtttcattgttttgtctcaaagcacatcagtagtgtttttaatctaaggcacatttataaaaactacttaaatgtcctaattgaactatggcttaATGCAGGCTTAAcataagccctgtctgtgaaatcaGGCCTTATAGTTTAGCTAGTGAAGCAATGGAACTCGTAATGGCAAATTTTATTTAAGTAATCTTTGTTGCCGTATCTAAAAATGGTTTGTTTAAAAGACAATACAGTGTCATGTAATTCAGCGAAATTTCTCTTGTAACAGGGCTATTCTCAGCAAGATTATGGCTCCTATGCTCAACCCGCCGCT
Protein-coding regions in this window:
- the rhbdd3 gene encoding rhomboid domain-containing protein 3, yielding MLDHLFSAWMWFGSNRPGYCSGTFLILILILSTWLCGIHASLSLGPGGDFPGFYDFIFYAFSNEELTTFLYNITLLLWIGPCQERKWGTCVFLALSFISTTLLPLIYALFLFVTGDEASRISGYSATHLALLTAQCRQVKQRRVLRCVPVWFLPWLLLILDLFLLPSTPGLLHFYAICLGLNFSNEFIEILEQLEKLGACAGLPKWAYIPVTSHPHLPVYHNTSIRPDPFAVPSTSRSQLEDRSAWQHSVSEWHQEPLMATDSQLLEEEMLRAGILASLHDAPKGAADKVEVPKSSVSSIRLQQLEKMGFPTEKAVVALAATGQLDGAISLLIDDQIGEEAVVISKGKKALSAT